Sequence from the Candidatus Endomicrobium procryptotermitis genome:
GTTTAGCGGCTGAAAAAAGGTGCTAAACAACCTTTCAAATAAAGTTTAGCACCCTTTGAAAAAAAATCAAGGAGAAAAAAATGAAAGATAAAAAAGAAGTAAAAAATAAAATATACTTACAAGACTAAAATAAGACTAACTATATAGTGAATTTGTCCTGTCTCCCCGATATTTATATATGCTTGGTAAATTTCCACATTTATCAAGCATTTTTTATTTTATAGTCGAACGTGAGGTTTAGCAGCGGATGAATGTTGTTTAATGGGGTATCAAGAAGTTAAGAAAACTGGACAAAAATTAAAAGATAGAAGCTTTTGCTTTTTATATTAAAATATTGACTGCAGCATGTCTTTTATATTTCCTATTCCATAAATATTTGGAATAGCCGAAACATTTTTTGGGCTAAAAATTTCACTGTTTATTGAAGGGTTGAACTGAATCGAATGAATTTTTATATTCGATTCTATAGTTTGTTTGTCACCGGTTTTTTTCCGTATTAGCAACTGTATGGTAAAAGGACCTGTATATTTGTCTACTTTCTTATAGTTTGACAGTTCCGTTACTATCAGCATTTCTTCGGTTGAAATTATGCTTTTAAGTAAATTGTATGTTTTCTTTTCAACATAAAATTTTCTGTTTATCCCCATGCCGTTATCTTCAATGGCATAACATTCGCTTCCGTTGACGGTTTCCATTTTTTCTTTTAATACTGCATGAAGAGTAAACGAATCTATATTTTTAATATTTGAACTGATTTCGTCTATAAGAGACGTACCGAAAGAGAGAAAAGTTTCTCCTTGATTATAACTCATATACGTATCCGATGAAGTGAAAATCGTAATAATGTTTATTGTCTGTCCGGAAGTATCTTTTGTGGCAGTTTCTTCACGATATTTGTCGTAGGCAAAATAAGTTTTGCTTCTTATAGACATTCCATTTGAAATCTGAGTTGATGTAAGTTCTTTATCTATTATAATGCTTTTGTATTTGCCTATATAACTTTTCTCAAGAATTTTCTCATAAATTGAGGACGGCGTTTCCTTGTCTGACGCCATAGCGAAAGAAAATGTCATTACCGTTAAAATAAGCACTAAAAATAGTTTTTTCATTTTTCTTCTCTTAAATATACATAATATAAAAATGTTTGCCAGCTTTTTTGATAGATGTACCAATTAGATATATATATACTGATTGAAAGAGCCAATAAAAAAGGGCAGAGTCATTAAAACTCTGCCCTCTTGAAAGAAAAAATTATTCGTAAATTATATCGTCAAGATACATGACAAATCCATTTGGATTGTCGTCTTTTGATGCTGCCCAGCAGAAGCCACCGATTATATGAGAAAGATCTTTATCTTTAAGATCAATCGTATATTTCTGCCATTCTTTTGTAAGCTCTATAGGTCCGATAGACTGAGAATCTGTATCGGGAAACTCTCCAGTTATTCCGCCGACTTTAAATTCTGCTATTTTCTCTCCGCCTACAGCTCCGCGTACCCAGAACGTAAGTTTTGTCGCTCCAGTTAAATCGTATCCGCCTTTCTTTTCACCCCAGTTATTTGCAGGTTGCTGCCAGTAAATTCCCGCCCAGCCCGCGCCCTGTGTCATTTTTGCGCTATAAGTAAGTTTTATACAATAATTTCCGCTTCTCGGCGATTCTGTGTTGGCAAGATTGATTTTAAGATCGCCGTAATCTCCCATCCATCCTGAAGGGGCATAGTGATTTTCCTTAGAGGCATTTTCCACATAGACTGCAAAAGGTTTAAACGTTGAAGCCGATGATTTTGCTCTCTGAGCGAATGCAACTGTTGCTGAAGCTGCCACTAATGCTGCCACTGCAAGACATAAAATCTTTTTCATTTTTCTTCTCCTTTGTTTGTTTTAGATGCTTGCGCATCTTCCTAAATAAGACGTATTTTTCATTAAAATGTTACATATATCAATAGTAGAAAATTTGTAAAATAAAATCAATATCTTTTGTCAAACTGTTTTGCTTCATGCTCTTTCAACAGATGAGCGTATATTTTTTTCTGATTTTCATCTAAAATAGTTCTGATATTTTCTCTCATTATATGTAACTGTATTTTTATTGTTGGGTAAACTTGCTTCATTGTATCATTTATTGCAGTTTTATGTTCAGCCAGAATATTGAAAAGCAGGGCTTTCTGCACATCACTTAAACCGAGTTCTTTTGTAAGAGGTTCCAATTTTTCAAAGTCATGCTGAAAGTGATATTCGCTTTTATTATGTAGTATGCTTTTACCTATAAAACCGCAGGCAAAGCCGGCAATAAAAATGAGCAAACAAACAAAGAAGGCTTTTGTCTTAAGTGAAACTGCCATTTTTTCTCCTATTCAAATAAAGCTTCTATAATTTTAGCATCTGATATTTTGTTTTGTTTTGCAAAAATATTGCCTTTTAACACATAATTGTTTATTGCTTCCACATTGTCCACATTTGAACATGCGGTAGTCAAAGGTGTAAAAAAATTAAATGCCGCTATCACTCCGAAAATTAAAATGGAAGCAATTAATGATGTTCTAGCTGTTGCGATAAAATATTCAAGCCAATTCGTCGTAAAATGTCCATTTTTTATTTTTTCCATTATTTTTCTTTCAAAATCCGCAGGTGCTGCCTCTTTATTTAAAAAAGATGTCATCATTTTTGTGTTTTTTAGGCCTTTATATTCTTTTATGCATTTATCACAACTTTGTAAATGTTTTTCTAACATAATTTTTTCATGCTTATACAGATAATTGTCGATATATGCGCTCATATTGATTTTGAATTTTTTACAGTTCATTTTTTTCACCTTTATGTTCTTAAAATATTTTTTAATTTGCTTCTGGCTCTGAAAAGCCACACTTTAACTTTGTCTTGCGATATTTTCATTATTTTCGAAATTTCTTCGTATGACATATCTTCAATATCTCTCAATGTTACTATCATTCTGTATTTATAAGGAAGCTCTATAATTGCTTTTCTAACTTTTAACTGCATTTCTTTACGCATCATGAAATCTTCGATATTTACGTTTTTATCTTCAAATATGTCTTTTAAAGAAACGACAGCATCTTCTTTAATTACAAAATCTAATGACAAAATATTATTTTTTCTTTTTCGAAGACCGTTGTAACATTCGTTTACGGTTATTCTGTATAGCCACGTTGAAAAAGATGATTTTCCTTCAAAAGAATTTAAGTTTAAGTAAATTTTAAAGAAAACATTTTGTGCAATATCATCGCTTTCAGAGTGGTTGCCTGTAAATGAAAAAGCTATATTATAAACTTTATCTTTATACTTTATTATGAACGCTTCAAAAGCTTCCTGCTTGCCTTCTCTAACGAATTTAATCAGGTCCAAATCGCTTAGCATGTCAAACTCTCATTTATTTAGATTCATTTTTCGCAAAAATGTTACATTTTATATAAGAAAATGCCATTCTGTACATAATTATTGCCGCCGCTGCCGCGGCATTTAAAGACTCGGCATTTCCACACATCTCGATTTTAATTAATGCGTTGGCTTTTTTTTGAATTTCCAAACTTAAGCCTTTTGACTCGTTGCCGATAATAATAACACTTTTTGTGGGAAAGACTATGTCTTTCAACCCTGTTTTTGCATCTAATGATGCGGCAAAAATTTTCACTTTTTCTTTTTTCATCAGTTTTATAATGTCTTGGATGTCGCATTCATCTATTATTGGAAGATGAAAAAATGAACCCATTGTGGAACGAATTACTTTGTCGGAATAGATGTCTGCGCTTCCTTTAGAAACAAAAATGCCTTTTGCTCCGAAAGCGTCTGCAGAACGTATTATTGTTCCTAGATTGCCGGGGTCCTGCATCTTTTCTAAAATAATAAAGAAGCCGTCTTCTTTAAAAATGTTTTCAATATCATAAGATTTTTTTTCAATGACTGCTATTATCCCTTGAGGCGTTTGAGTTGATGAGAGTTTTTTGAAAAGAGAGTCAGCAATTATGAATGATTTGATGTTTGTTTTAAACTGGTTTTTTTTTGAAAAGGTTTTTGATATAAAAAAACTGTCGATATGCCAATTTCCGCTTATTTCTTCGGTCTGTTTTTGTCCTTCAACAAGGAACAGCCCATTTTTCTGCCTGTATTTTTTTTCTTTAAGAGACATCGCTTCTTTAAAGATTTTATTTTGCGCGCTTTCAATAATCATAGTATTATTTTTACCACTTATTTAACAAAAAGGCAATTATTTCTGCAAAAAATAGACAAAAAACTATTTAAAATATATAATATATAGGTTAATTTTGCGGCATGAGATTGCGCTGCTTAATTTAATATGATGATTTTTTCAGCGGGCAGCTTTGTATTTTTGCCGGCAGAGTTTTTGGAAAGATTTTCAACTATGGATTTGTTTGTTATGTGTCTTATAAAAATGCTTGCCTAAACAAAATTCTATCAAAAATGACAATAGTGGATGGAGGAAAAATGAAAAAAATTTTGGCAGCAGTTTTGTGTATGGTTTTTGCCGTATCTTCAACTTTTGCTTTAACTATACTTCCAAAGGTCGGAGCGGATATATCGGGTACTATGAATCATGAAAAGGAACCTGACAAAGAAACAAAGCTTGGATTTACTGTCGGTGCAGAAATGAGAGGAAAAATAAGCAATTATTTCGGCTGGGGAGCCGGTTTGGAATACGCCTTGCCAAGAGGTTTTGCTAAAATAAACGGCGATAATGATTTTTCATTTTTGCCCGTTTATATATCTTTGCTATTTTATCCTTTGGGAGAATGGGACAATGTGAGACCTTACATAAAAGCAAATGCTGGCTACAGCATTTTTGCGACAACTGAAACTGACGGAGATATTTCCGGAAACATTTACTTAAGCGCTGGAATAGGAACTGAATATGAAAATTTTATTGCTGAAGTCATGGCTTCAACTTATGACGGAGAATATGATGGAATGTGGATTTCTTATCAAAAAATAGGTGTTATCTTCGGATATAAATTTAATATTTTTTCAAACTCAGAATGGGAAGAGGAGTAAAAAATAGTCATGAGTATATTTGAGTTTACAAAAACACAGCAATGGCAAAACCTTAAAGCGCATCGAGTGCAAAATAAAAATTTAAGCTTAAGAGATTTATTTAAAGAGTCCGGAAGATTTGATAAATTCTCGGTCAAAGATGATAATCTCGGATTGGTTTTTGACTACTCGAAAAATATTATAAATGATGGTACCTTTCATCTGCTTATTGAGCTTGCAAAAGCGGCGAAAGTAAGTGAATATGCCACCAAGATGTTTTCCGGAGAGAAAATTAATTGGACCGAAAAACGCGCCGTTTTGCATACGGCATTGAGAAATAGAAACAATAAGCCGATATATGTCGATGGCAAAAATGTGATGTTGGAGATAAACGTCGTTCTTGAAAAGATGAAGATTTTTAGCGAAGATATACGAAAAGGAAGACGGCTTGGCGCTACGGGAAAAAGAATTACGGATGTAGTAAATATAGGTATAGGCGGCTCGGATTTAGGACCTAAAATGGTATGCGAAGCATTAAAGTTTTTGGGAAATGTGCTTAACATTCACTTCGTTTCAAATATAGATGGAGCCGATATTCTTGAAACTTTAAAAAAATTAAATCCTGAAACGACGCTATTTATAATCGCTTCAAAAACATTTACCACGCTTGAAACTATTACCAATGCACTAACCGCAAGAGATTGGCTTACCGCGAAGTTAGGCGTAAAGTCCGTAGCAAATCATTTTGCCGCTTTATCGACGAATGTCAAAAAAGTTAAAGAGTTTGGTATAGATGAAAACAATATGTTTGAATTTTGGGATTTTATCGGAGGTAGATATTCTCTTTGGTCAGCCATAGGACTTCCGATAGCATGTTTTATAGGTTTTGACAAGTTTACGGAACTTCTGGAAGGCGCTTATTATATGGACAAACATTTTATTGAAACATCTTATGAAAAGAATGTTCCTGTCATTATGGCGCTGCTTGGAGTATGGTATATCAACTTTTTTAACGCGTCAAGCCATGCGATTCTTCCTTACAGTCAGTATCTCCATAGATTTCCCGCTTATCTGCAGCAAGCAGATATGGAAAGCAGCGGAAAAACTATAAACTTTGAAGGTGACAGAGTTGACTATCAAACCGGGCCCATAATATGGGGGGAACCCGGAACAAACGGGCAGCATTCTTTTTATCAGCTAATTCATCAAGGGACAAAGTTTATTCCATGCGATTTTATAGGTTTTATAAATCCGCCGGAAAAGGTAGGCAGTCATCACGAGAAACTTATGGCAAATTATTTTGCCCAGACAGAAGCTCTTGCTTTCGGGCGGACAAGGGAAGAAGTTATCGAAAATCTGACAAAAAGCGGAACTTCTAAAGAAGATATAAAAATGCTTACGCCTCACAAAATTTTTGAAGGAAACAGGCCTACCAACAGCATTTTAATAAATGAGCTTACGCCTAAAACTCTTGGCGCTTTAATCGCAATGTACGAGCATAAAATATTTACTCAGGGAATAATCTGGAGAATTAACAGTTTTGACCAATGGGGAGTTGAGCTTGGAAAAGTTTTGGCAAATACCATACTTCCGGAGCTTGAAGGAAAAGCTGACAATAAGCATGACGGTTCGACAAAAAATCTCCTAGCAGTCTTTAATAAAAGAAGGAAACAAAATTATTAATAAAAGTCAAACTAAAAATAAAAAAATATTTTTATTACAGAAAATAACTTGTGAAAAAAATGTGAATATTGTAAAAAGTGCTTGTTTGAAAAAGGGTTTTTGTGTATAAATTTAGTATGAGCATAAAAAAGTGTTTATCGGTTATTGTTTGTTTTATAATATTTTCACCTTCATTTGTGAAGGTTGTTTCTGCAAATGAGGTTAGCGTTCTTTGCCTTAACAGCACAATATCCAGCTATTATGCTTCGTTGTCAAAAGTGGCTTTTAAGATGGTAAATGTTATAGCTCAGGACTTTCTTGATATGCAAGCACAGACATCAAAAAAAGAAGCGCCTCCTAAACATGATGGAAAAAATAATAAAGATGACAAAGCTATAGTTTTAGATAATAGTATGCAGAAAACAATGAAAACAAATTTATTGTCCGGGGGGGCTTTATCTTTTGAGGGCGCAAAAGATATTTATGTTTTAAACATAACGGGAGATAGTCATTTTGCTTTTACTGGTTGGATGATTTTATTGTTAATGATGTTTATTTTGTCAGTAAGAAAAAAAGACGACTCCGAAGTATTATCATACTACTTTAAAAATACCCACCCGATCTTATAATTTAAGATCGGGTGTTGTTTTTTATAGGAGGGAAATATGTTTTCTAAAACTTTAAAAAAAATAAGATTGAGTAAAATTACAGCGGTTTTGACTGCCGCGAGTTTTATGCTTTCTGTTTTTACAACGGGAGGCTGGTCGGCGACTGCGCAAATGTCTATGCTCCAGCCGGCAGGCATTGCACCTGCATTGTCATTTTCCGAGAACATAGTTCCTTTTAATATAGGACGGGTTACAGATGTATTAAATACTGGAAATGGAAAAGTAATAGTTAATATTCAGGATTTGCACGCACATGAGGAGACACAGCGCAATATTAATGGCATACTTTCCATTCTCGACGCGAAATACGGGATAAATAAAATATATGTTGAAGGTGCTGCCGGGCAGGTAAGCACTGGGTGGCTGGCCAATATTGAGGATGAAAGTTTCAAAGATGCGGCGATAAATGCTCTTATTAGAGAAGGAGAATTAAGCGGAGCGGAGTATTACTCGATAAAATCTTCAAAAATAAATATTCTTCAAGGTATAGAAAATGCCGAACTCTATATTGAAAATTTTAAACGTCTTGAACAGATTTATAAAAAGCGCGATGAAATCCGGTCTCTCATCCCTGAAATTAACGATTTTTTGAACGTGGTTTCACAAGCATATTACAGCAGAGAAAACCGAAAATTTATAATAACTGTAAATAAGTATAAAGAGGGGAAGATGAAGGCAGACAGATATTTCAGATATCTGCTTGAAAAAGCCGGCAAGAATGAGGTAAATCTTGCAAATTATCCGTCAGTAGTAAGTTTTGAGAAAATAATAAAGCTGCAAGCTTCGATGAGAAATAAAAAGCTTACCGCGCAGATTACGGAATTGATAGGTTTGCTTAAGGAAAAGTTGCCCTACTCGGAGTATAAGAAAATCTCGGATTTGTTCGGGAAGAAAGAGGAAGAAGGGAATTTATCTCTTGCGCTTGGCGATATTTATTATAAGTACGGATTTGTGGGAAAATATAACGAGCTGGAAAAGTTTTTTGAGCTAACAAGCCTTAACCAGAATATCAATCCCATATATCTTG
This genomic interval carries:
- a CDS encoding RNA methyltransferase — encoded protein: MIIESAQNKIFKEAMSLKEKKYRQKNGLFLVEGQKQTEEISGNWHIDSFFISKTFSKKNQFKTNIKSFIIADSLFKKLSSTQTPQGIIAVIEKKSYDIENIFKEDGFFIILEKMQDPGNLGTIIRSADAFGAKGIFVSKGSADIYSDKVIRSTMGSFFHLPIIDECDIQDIIKLMKKEKVKIFAASLDAKTGLKDIVFPTKSVIIIGNESKGLSLEIQKKANALIKIEMCGNAESLNAAAAAAIIMYRMAFSYIKCNIFAKNESK
- a CDS encoding outer membrane lipoprotein-sorting protein, which encodes MKKLFLVLILTVMTFSFAMASDKETPSSIYEKILEKSYIGKYKSIIIDKELTSTQISNGMSIRSKTYFAYDKYREETATKDTSGQTINIITIFTSSDTYMSYNQGETFLSFGTSLIDEISSNIKNIDSFTLHAVLKEKMETVNGSECYAIEDNGMGINRKFYVEKKTYNLLKSIISTEEMLIVTELSNYKKVDKYTGPFTIQLLIRKKTGDKQTIESNIKIHSIQFNPSINSEIFSPKNVSAIPNIYGIGNIKDMLQSIF
- a CDS encoding zf-HC2 domain-containing protein encodes the protein MNCKKFKINMSAYIDNYLYKHEKIMLEKHLQSCDKCIKEYKGLKNTKMMTSFLNKEAAPADFERKIMEKIKNGHFTTNWLEYFIATARTSLIASILIFGVIAAFNFFTPLTTACSNVDNVEAINNYVLKGNIFAKQNKISDAKIIEALFE
- a CDS encoding sigma-70 family RNA polymerase sigma factor, whose amino-acid sequence is MLSDLDLIKFVREGKQEAFEAFIIKYKDKVYNIAFSFTGNHSESDDIAQNVFFKIYLNLNSFEGKSSFSTWLYRITVNECYNGLRKRKNNILSLDFVIKEDAVVSLKDIFEDKNVNIEDFMMRKEMQLKVRKAIIELPYKYRMIVTLRDIEDMSYEEISKIMKISQDKVKVWLFRARSKLKNILRT
- the pgi gene encoding glucose-6-phosphate isomerase; translation: MSIFEFTKTQQWQNLKAHRVQNKNLSLRDLFKESGRFDKFSVKDDNLGLVFDYSKNIINDGTFHLLIELAKAAKVSEYATKMFSGEKINWTEKRAVLHTALRNRNNKPIYVDGKNVMLEINVVLEKMKIFSEDIRKGRRLGATGKRITDVVNIGIGGSDLGPKMVCEALKFLGNVLNIHFVSNIDGADILETLKKLNPETTLFIIASKTFTTLETITNALTARDWLTAKLGVKSVANHFAALSTNVKKVKEFGIDENNMFEFWDFIGGRYSLWSAIGLPIACFIGFDKFTELLEGAYYMDKHFIETSYEKNVPVIMALLGVWYINFFNASSHAILPYSQYLHRFPAYLQQADMESSGKTINFEGDRVDYQTGPIIWGEPGTNGQHSFYQLIHQGTKFIPCDFIGFINPPEKVGSHHEKLMANYFAQTEALAFGRTREEVIENLTKSGTSKEDIKMLTPHKIFEGNRPTNSILINELTPKTLGALIAMYEHKIFTQGIIWRINSFDQWGVELGKVLANTILPELEGKADNKHDGSTKNLLAVFNKRRKQNY